One Methylosinus sp. C49 DNA segment encodes these proteins:
- a CDS encoding cupin domain-containing protein, which translates to MATAKKRETAARPIPSFGNPDLPPQGAINAQNKASLTDPGPRSEAIGGQFPSAQFPPPTDVSDMPMFWASFNNAPKRVQNGGWARQVTQYDFAIAEEISGVDMRLTAGGIREMHWHLAAEWGYVSYGSCRVTVLDDQGRAYVSDVKEGDIWYFPAGQPHSLQGLGPDGCEFLLCFDDGKATEYNTLLVTDWIAHTPPEILAANFGLPAETFANIPLNQLYIFQGEVPGPLAADQASSAQGEGAPPYPYTFSLKGSAAAKKTKGGEVRVADSDNFKVSSTIAAALVTLAPGALREMHWHPNGDEWQYWIKGHGRMTLFDAGPKAVTQDFHAGDIGYVKRAHGHYVQNVGDTELQFLEVFRAAHFRDVSLVDWLTHTPAAMVAQHLNIDEATIAKFPRGKPVVMP; encoded by the coding sequence ATGGCCACTGCGAAAAAGCGCGAAACCGCCGCGCGTCCGATCCCCTCCTTCGGCAATCCCGATCTTCCGCCCCAGGGCGCGATCAATGCGCAGAACAAGGCCAGCCTCACCGATCCCGGCCCGCGCAGCGAGGCGATCGGCGGGCAGTTTCCTTCGGCTCAGTTTCCGCCGCCCACCGACGTCAGCGACATGCCCATGTTCTGGGCGTCGTTCAACAATGCGCCCAAACGCGTGCAGAACGGCGGCTGGGCGCGGCAGGTGACGCAATATGATTTTGCCATCGCCGAGGAGATTTCCGGCGTCGATATGCGCCTCACCGCCGGCGGCATAAGGGAGATGCATTGGCATCTCGCCGCCGAATGGGGCTATGTCTCCTATGGCTCCTGCCGCGTCACCGTGCTCGACGATCAGGGCCGCGCCTATGTGTCCGATGTGAAGGAGGGGGATATTTGGTATTTCCCCGCCGGCCAGCCGCATTCGCTACAGGGGCTGGGGCCGGACGGTTGCGAGTTCCTGCTCTGTTTCGACGACGGCAAGGCGACCGAATACAACACTCTGCTCGTGACCGACTGGATCGCCCATACGCCGCCCGAGATTCTCGCCGCCAATTTCGGCCTGCCGGCCGAGACCTTCGCCAATATCCCGCTCAATCAGCTCTATATTTTCCAGGGCGAGGTCCCTGGTCCCCTGGCCGCGGATCAGGCCTCGTCAGCGCAAGGGGAAGGGGCGCCGCCCTATCCCTATACATTCTCGCTGAAAGGCAGCGCCGCCGCCAAAAAGACCAAGGGCGGCGAGGTGCGCGTCGCCGACAGCGACAATTTCAAGGTCTCCTCCACCATAGCCGCGGCGCTGGTCACGCTCGCGCCGGGCGCGCTGCGCGAGATGCATTGGCATCCCAATGGCGACGAATGGCAATATTGGATCAAAGGCCATGGCCGCATGACGCTGTTCGACGCCGGGCCGAAGGCGGTGACGCAGGATTTCCACGCCGGCGACATCGGCTATGTGAAGCGCGCCCATGGGCATTACGTGCAGAATGTCGGCGATACGGAGCTGCAGTTTTTGGAGGTGTTCCGCGCCGCGCATTTCCGCGACGTCTCGCTCGTGGATTGGCTCACCCATACGCCGGCGGCCATGGTCGCCCAGCATCTCAACATAGACGAGGCGACCATCGCCAAATTCCCGCGCGGCAAGCCCGTCGTCATGCCGTGA
- a CDS encoding IS1595 family transposase: MTTRKRNRPSQAGQNVSGVQAFSVREFFETFPNDDACIQRVMEVRYGLRHVCEKCGKDATFHKLAERRAYSCAACGHHIYPCAGTIFQDSRTPLQTWFYAIYLFIATRHGVSGKELQRTLGVTYKTAYRIGMQIRTLMEKANGFEMLKGHVELDEAYVGGKRSGKRGRGAEGKTIVMGLKERGGRIEVQVIPDVKKDTLRNVVLDTVEPGSAVSTDELISYGLLEGDGFKHGAVNHSAKEWSYYDYRTKETHHTQGVESFWKLFKDSVNSTHIHISAKHMDRYLGEFSFRSNHRQMRNAMFDLLIAAL; this comes from the coding sequence ATGACGACTCGTAAGCGCAACCGCCCTTCCCAAGCCGGCCAGAACGTCAGCGGCGTTCAGGCGTTTTCGGTTCGCGAGTTTTTCGAGACGTTCCCGAATGACGATGCCTGCATTCAGCGCGTTATGGAAGTGCGCTATGGCCTGCGCCACGTCTGCGAAAAGTGCGGTAAGGACGCGACCTTTCATAAGCTGGCGGAGCGCCGTGCCTATTCCTGCGCCGCTTGCGGGCACCATATTTACCCCTGCGCTGGAACGATTTTCCAGGATAGCCGCACGCCCCTTCAAACGTGGTTCTATGCAATCTACCTGTTTATCGCGACGCGCCACGGTGTGAGTGGCAAGGAGCTTCAGCGCACGCTCGGCGTTACCTACAAGACCGCATACCGGATCGGCATGCAAATCCGCACGCTTATGGAAAAGGCCAATGGCTTCGAAATGCTCAAAGGCCACGTTGAGCTTGACGAGGCTTACGTCGGCGGGAAGCGGTCTGGTAAGCGCGGCCGCGGCGCCGAGGGCAAGACCATCGTTATGGGGCTTAAAGAGCGCGGCGGCCGTATCGAGGTTCAGGTTATCCCGGACGTGAAAAAGGACACGCTGCGCAATGTGGTTCTCGATACCGTCGAGCCCGGCTCCGCCGTCTCGACCGATGAACTGATTTCGTATGGTTTACTTGAGGGCGACGGCTTCAAGCACGGCGCGGTGAACCATAGCGCTAAGGAATGGTCCTACTACGATTACCGGACCAAAGAGACGCACCATACGCAAGGCGTCGAGTCGTTTTGGAAGCTATTTAAGGACAGCGTGAACTCGACGCACATTCATATCAGCGCGAAGCACATGGATCGCTATTTGGGGGAGTTCTCTTTCCGATCGAACCATCGTCAGATGCGGAACGCGATGTTTGATCTTCTGATTGCGGCGCTCTGA
- the rpsI gene encoding 30S ribosomal protein S9, translated as MAETTLSSLSELNQATVAAASDAPKYEQKLDKYGRAYATGKRKNAVARVWIKPGTGKITVNGRDVAVYFARPVLRMILQQPLGVANRVDQYDLVVSVAGGGLSGQAGAVRHGLAKALTHYEPELRTALKREGFLTRDSRVVERKKYGKRKARRSFQFSKR; from the coding sequence ATGGCCGAGACCACGCTTTCCTCTCTCTCCGAGCTCAATCAGGCGACGGTCGCAGCCGCTTCCGACGCGCCGAAATATGAGCAGAAGCTCGACAAATACGGCCGCGCCTACGCCACCGGCAAGCGCAAGAACGCCGTCGCCCGCGTGTGGATCAAGCCCGGCACGGGCAAGATCACCGTCAACGGCCGCGACGTCGCCGTCTATTTCGCGCGTCCCGTGCTGCGCATGATCCTGCAGCAGCCGCTCGGCGTCGCCAATCGCGTCGACCAATACGACCTCGTCGTGTCGGTGGCGGGCGGCGGCCTCTCTGGCCAGGCCGGCGCCGTGCGTCATGGTCTTGCAAAGGCGCTCACCCATTATGAGCCCGAGCTCCGCACCGCGCTGAAGCGCGAGGGCTTCTTGACCCGCGACTCGCGCGTGGTCGAGCGTAAGAAATACGGCAAGCGCAAAGCCCGCCGCAGCTTCCAGTTCTCGAAGCGCTGA
- a CDS encoding glucose 1-dehydrogenase codes for MTRLKEKVTLVTGAARGIGAAIARAFVNEGAFVYLTDIDDDNGRATAAALGEGAAYASLDVREEADWREVVALALSERGRLDVVVNNAGITGFEAGAAAHDPENARLEDWRAVHETNLDGVFLGCKHAIRAMRPAGTGSIINISSRSGLVGIAGAAAYASSKAAVRNHTKTVALWCAAQGLAIRCNSIHPAAILTPMWEPMLGSGPDREARMAAFVRDTPLRRFGRPEEVAALAVLLASDEATYVTGAELNIDGGLLAGSAASPG; via the coding sequence ATGACTCGGCTGAAAGAGAAAGTAACGCTCGTGACCGGCGCGGCGCGAGGCATCGGCGCGGCGATCGCCCGGGCCTTCGTCAACGAAGGCGCCTTCGTCTATCTGACCGATATCGACGACGACAACGGACGCGCGACGGCCGCAGCGCTCGGCGAAGGCGCCGCTTACGCAAGTCTCGACGTGCGGGAGGAAGCCGATTGGCGCGAGGTCGTCGCTCTCGCGCTCTCCGAGCGCGGTCGGCTGGACGTCGTCGTCAATAATGCGGGGATCACCGGCTTCGAAGCCGGCGCCGCCGCCCATGACCCGGAAAATGCGCGCCTCGAGGATTGGCGCGCCGTGCATGAGACGAATCTCGACGGCGTGTTTCTCGGCTGCAAACATGCGATCCGCGCGATGCGGCCGGCGGGGACCGGATCGATCATCAACATATCCTCGCGATCGGGCCTCGTCGGCATTGCGGGCGCCGCCGCTTACGCCTCCTCCAAGGCGGCGGTGCGCAACCATACCAAGACCGTCGCTCTATGGTGCGCCGCGCAGGGCCTCGCGATCCGCTGCAACTCGATCCATCCGGCCGCGATACTGACGCCGATGTGGGAGCCCATGCTCGGAAGCGGTCCCGATCGCGAGGCCCGCATGGCGGCCTTCGTTCGCGACACGCCCCTGCGCCGGTTCGGACGGCCGGAGGAAGTCGCGGCGCTCGCCGTGCTGCTGGCCTCGGACGAGGCGACCTATGTCACCGGAGCCGAGCTGAACATCGACGGCGGCCTGCTGGCCGGATCGGCGGCCAGCCCAGGATAG
- a CDS encoding transglutaminase-like cysteine peptidase — translation MAYFLIRVLSPLALALIVFSASAARAEVPRASFVVTGEPTSIPYGWMDFCGRQPQECQQTALPAADLDLSREAWARLNEINRAVNASIQPLSNLEHWGTMADHWDYPTDGKGDCKIYALQKRRLLMEMGFPRQALLMTIVRDKNDQGHAILTARTNRGDFILDNLTDQVKPWDATGYRFVKRQSQQDPNVWVTIETRRRIGAR, via the coding sequence GTGGCCTATTTTCTCATTCGCGTCTTGAGTCCGCTCGCTCTGGCGCTCATCGTCTTCAGCGCCTCGGCCGCACGCGCGGAGGTCCCGCGCGCGAGTTTCGTCGTTACCGGCGAGCCGACCTCCATCCCCTATGGCTGGATGGATTTTTGCGGCCGCCAGCCTCAGGAATGCCAGCAGACGGCCCTGCCCGCCGCCGATCTCGACCTCTCGCGCGAGGCCTGGGCGCGGCTGAACGAGATCAATCGCGCCGTGAACGCCTCGATACAGCCGCTCTCCAATCTCGAGCATTGGGGCACGATGGCCGATCATTGGGACTACCCCACCGACGGCAAGGGCGACTGCAAGATCTACGCACTGCAGAAGCGCCGGCTGCTGATGGAAATGGGCTTTCCGCGCCAGGCGCTGCTGATGACCATCGTGCGCGACAAGAACGACCAGGGCCATGCAATTCTCACGGCGCGCACCAATCGCGGCGATTTCATCCTCGACAATCTCACCGACCAGGTGAAGCCATGGGACGCGACCGGCTATCGCTTCGTGAAGCGCCAGTCGCAGCAAGACCCGAATGTGTGGGTGACGATAGAGACCCGGCGGCGCATCGGCGCGCGGTGA
- a CDS encoding Uma2 family endonuclease — MSRPSSQYEYMSLDDFEELLADKPTNEKWELIGGRVVRMMVGARWEHNYIIQNLSSGIRERLRANGSSCRTLTESFRLRDAPMDSSMLPDVIVHCRPLEPGATSLNDPTVLVEVMSEGSKARDRFEKWAVYQKLPSLRHYVLVERDRAHIETFDREGAVWAGVRILDGLEAELDLPAIGVSVPLAEIYRDVIES, encoded by the coding sequence ATGAGCCGCCCCTCGTCGCAATACGAGTATATGTCCCTCGATGATTTCGAGGAACTGCTCGCCGACAAGCCCACGAATGAAAAGTGGGAGCTGATCGGCGGCCGCGTCGTGCGCATGATGGTGGGCGCGCGATGGGAGCATAATTACATCATCCAGAACCTTTCCTCCGGCATTCGTGAGAGGCTGAGGGCGAATGGCTCGTCGTGCCGGACATTAACCGAGAGCTTCCGGCTGCGTGACGCCCCTATGGATTCGTCCATGCTGCCCGATGTGATCGTGCATTGCCGTCCGCTCGAGCCCGGCGCGACGTCGCTGAACGATCCGACGGTCCTCGTCGAGGTCATGTCCGAGGGCAGCAAGGCGCGCGACCGTTTCGAGAAATGGGCCGTCTATCAGAAGCTGCCGAGCCTGCGTCATTACGTGCTGGTCGAGCGCGACCGGGCGCATATAGAGACCTTCGATCGGGAGGGCGCGGTCTGGGCCGGCGTGCGTATTCTCGATGGCCTGGAGGCGGAGCTCGATCTGCCGGCGATCGGCGTGAGCGTTCCGCTCGCGGAAATCTATCGGGATGTGATCGAAAGCTAG
- the argC gene encoding N-acetyl-gamma-glutamyl-phosphate reductase has translation MAKIFIDGDSGTTGLEIREKLADAQNLELVSIAPELRKEVSAKRDILARVDVAILCLPDAAAKETVALADELGAAGPRILDASTAHRVAPGWTYGFPELARGQAEAIRKARRVANPGCYATGAIALLRPLVDAGLIAAQDALTINAVSGYSGGGKQMIAAYEKGEAPAFELYGLALEHKHLPEIAAYSRLAAPPLFVPSVGNFHQGMLVSIPLQLDALSARPRAVDLEAALARHYAGEAHVRVMPAPKSGRLDPLALNGTNDLEIFVFAREESRHALLVARLDNLGKGASGAAVQNLALMLSESVS, from the coding sequence ATGGCGAAAATCTTCATCGACGGCGACAGCGGCACCACGGGCCTCGAGATTCGCGAGAAGCTCGCGGACGCGCAGAATCTGGAGCTCGTCTCCATCGCGCCGGAGCTGCGCAAGGAGGTCTCCGCCAAGCGCGATATTCTCGCGCGCGTCGATGTCGCCATTCTCTGCCTGCCGGACGCGGCGGCCAAGGAGACGGTGGCGCTCGCCGATGAGTTGGGCGCGGCCGGCCCGCGCATTCTCGACGCCTCGACCGCGCATCGCGTCGCGCCCGGCTGGACCTATGGTTTCCCCGAGCTCGCGCGCGGGCAGGCGGAGGCGATCCGCAAGGCGCGTCGCGTCGCCAATCCCGGCTGCTACGCCACGGGCGCGATCGCGCTGCTGCGCCCGCTCGTCGACGCGGGGCTGATCGCCGCGCAGGACGCGCTGACGATCAACGCCGTCTCCGGCTATTCCGGCGGCGGCAAGCAGATGATCGCCGCCTATGAGAAGGGCGAGGCGCCGGCCTTCGAGCTGTACGGCCTCGCGCTCGAGCACAAGCATTTGCCGGAGATCGCGGCCTATTCGCGGCTCGCCGCGCCGCCTCTGTTCGTGCCGTCCGTGGGCAATTTTCATCAGGGAATGCTGGTCTCGATTCCGCTCCAGCTCGACGCGCTCTCCGCGCGGCCCCGCGCGGTCGATCTCGAGGCGGCGCTGGCGCGGCACTATGCGGGCGAGGCGCATGTGCGCGTCATGCCCGCGCCGAAGTCCGGCCGTCTCGATCCGCTCGCCTTGAACGGAACCAATGATCTCGAAATCTTCGTCTTTGCGCGCGAGGAGAGCCGCCATGCGCTGCTCGTCGCGCGGCTCGACAATCTCGGCAAAGGCGCGTCCGGCGCCGCCGTGCAGAATCTGGCGCTGATGCTGTCGGAGAGCGTGAGCTGA
- the rplM gene encoding 50S ribosomal protein L13, with protein sequence MFGKTYSAKPAEVQKKWVLIDAKGLVVGRLASLIALRLRGKHKATFTPHVDDGDNIIVVNADKVILTGRKRDQKVYHHHTGFPGGIKERSAKFILEGRFPERVVEKAVQRMLPRGPLGRKQLGNLRVYKGPDHPHVAQTPEPLDVAALNPKNARNGKNAKSA encoded by the coding sequence ATGTTTGGCAAGACCTATTCGGCGAAGCCCGCCGAAGTGCAGAAGAAATGGGTGCTGATCGACGCCAAGGGCCTCGTCGTCGGCCGCCTAGCCAGCCTCATCGCGCTGCGTCTGCGCGGCAAGCACAAGGCGACCTTCACCCCCCATGTCGACGACGGCGACAACATTATCGTCGTGAACGCCGACAAGGTGATCCTCACCGGCCGCAAGCGCGACCAGAAGGTCTACCATCATCACACGGGCTTCCCGGGCGGCATCAAGGAGCGCTCGGCCAAGTTCATCCTCGAGGGCCGCTTCCCGGAGCGCGTGGTCGAGAAGGCGGTGCAGCGCATGCTGCCGCGCGGCCCGCTCGGCCGCAAGCAGCTCGGCAATCTGCGCGTCTACAAGGGGCCGGACCATCCGCATGTCGCTCAGACTCCAGAGCCGCTGGACGTCGCCGCCCTCAATCCCAAGAATGCCCGCAACGGCAAGAACGCTAAGAGCGCCTGA
- the ruvB gene encoding Holliday junction branch migration DNA helicase RuvB, with protein sequence MTTPPRRLVTPEKREDDPDASLRPLSLGDFTGQEAARKNLKIFIEAAKTRGEALDHVLLVGPPGLGKTTMAQIVARELGVNFRSTSGPVIAKAGDLAAQLTNLEPRDVLFIDEIHRLNPAVEEILYPAMEDFQLDLIIGEGPAARSVKIDLAKFTLVGATTRAGLLTTPLRDRFGIPIRLNFYTAEELELIVRRGARVLGVSMSEDGAREIARRSRGTPRIAGRLLRRVRDFAIVENAGQVTRELADRSLALLEVDSIGLDVMDRRYLEMVAVNFGGGPVGIETIAAALSEPRDAIEDIIEPFLLQQGFLQRTPRGRLLTPHAFRHLGLAEPSRPPAQFGMFDEEEE encoded by the coding sequence TTGACCACCCCTCCCCGCCGGCTGGTGACGCCCGAAAAGCGCGAGGACGATCCCGACGCCTCGCTGCGTCCGCTCTCGCTCGGCGATTTCACCGGCCAGGAGGCGGCGCGCAAGAATCTCAAAATCTTCATCGAGGCGGCGAAGACGCGCGGCGAGGCGCTCGATCATGTGCTGCTCGTCGGTCCGCCCGGCCTCGGCAAGACGACCATGGCGCAGATCGTCGCCCGCGAGCTGGGGGTCAATTTCCGCTCCACCTCCGGCCCGGTCATCGCCAAGGCCGGCGATCTCGCGGCGCAACTCACCAATCTCGAGCCGCGCGACGTTCTCTTCATCGACGAGATCCACCGGCTCAATCCGGCCGTGGAGGAAATCCTCTATCCGGCCATGGAGGATTTTCAGCTCGATCTCATCATCGGCGAAGGCCCGGCGGCGCGCTCGGTGAAGATCGATCTCGCCAAATTCACGCTCGTCGGCGCGACGACGCGCGCCGGCCTGCTGACGACGCCGCTGCGCGATCGCTTCGGCATTCCGATCCGGCTCAATTTCTACACGGCGGAAGAATTGGAGCTGATCGTGCGGCGCGGCGCGCGCGTGCTCGGCGTCTCCATGAGCGAGGATGGCGCGCGCGAGATCGCGCGGCGCTCGCGCGGCACGCCGCGCATCGCCGGCCGCCTGCTGCGCCGCGTGCGCGATTTCGCCATTGTCGAGAATGCGGGACAGGTGACGCGCGAGCTGGCCGACCGCTCGCTGGCTCTGCTCGAGGTCGACAGCATCGGGCTCGATGTGATGGACCGCCGCTATCTCGAAATGGTGGCCGTCAATTTCGGCGGCGGGCCGGTGGGGATAGAGACGATCGCCGCCGCCCTCTCCGAGCCGCGCGACGCGATCGAGGACATCATCGAGCCGTTTCTGCTGCAGCAGGGCTTTCTGCAGCGCACGCCGCGCGGCAGGCTGCTGACGCCGCACGCCTTCCGGCATCTCGGCCTCGCCGAGCCGTCGCGCCCGCCGGCGCAATTCGGAATGTTCGACGAAGAGGAAGAGTGA
- a CDS encoding COX15/CtaA family protein has product MTDWIQFPAPTPAIVAPPSEESATDVRLWLLVIAALVFAMVVVGGATRLTESGLSITEWKPITGVLPPLSEAQWTAAFEDYKKIPQYREMFPNMDLAQFKTIFAWEWSHRLLGRIIGFAFAIPLAWFWLRGRLPKSVKPKLIGILALGALQGGVGWWMVSSGLVNRVEVAQERLAIHLLLAALIFSACLWVAGGLGYGTRIIVASGRRRLSFFAMLLLGLVLVQIGAGALVAGLRAGYAYNTWPLMDDSFVPPADELLRLSPWWSNLVDNVALVQFDHRMIAYVIFALSLFHLVDAAGTAGGRAARGAGLLFGHVSAQVVLGITTLLLVVPLWAGLAHQALAMGVLAVATLHARRLRDAETPADDD; this is encoded by the coding sequence ATGACCGACTGGATCCAATTTCCCGCTCCCACGCCCGCCATCGTCGCGCCGCCGAGCGAGGAGAGCGCGACCGACGTTCGCCTGTGGCTGCTCGTCATAGCGGCGCTCGTCTTCGCCATGGTGGTGGTGGGCGGCGCGACGCGGCTCACCGAATCGGGACTCTCCATCACCGAATGGAAGCCGATAACGGGCGTTCTTCCCCCGCTCTCCGAGGCGCAATGGACAGCCGCCTTCGAGGATTACAAAAAAATCCCGCAGTATCGCGAGATGTTCCCGAACATGGACCTCGCGCAGTTCAAGACGATCTTCGCCTGGGAGTGGAGCCATCGTCTGCTCGGCCGCATCATCGGCTTCGCTTTCGCCATTCCGCTCGCCTGGTTCTGGCTGCGTGGACGGCTGCCGAAAAGCGTGAAGCCGAAGCTCATCGGAATATTGGCGCTGGGCGCGCTGCAGGGCGGCGTCGGCTGGTGGATGGTGTCCTCCGGCCTCGTCAACCGCGTCGAGGTGGCGCAGGAGCGGCTCGCCATTCATCTGCTGCTCGCGGCCCTCATCTTCTCCGCATGTCTGTGGGTCGCGGGCGGGCTCGGCTATGGGACGCGCATCATCGTCGCGAGCGGGCGCCGGCGGCTCTCCTTTTTCGCAATGCTGCTGCTCGGTCTCGTGCTCGTGCAGATCGGCGCTGGCGCGCTGGTCGCGGGGCTGCGCGCCGGCTACGCGTACAACACTTGGCCGCTGATGGACGACAGCTTCGTTCCGCCCGCGGACGAATTGCTGCGGCTCTCGCCCTGGTGGAGCAATCTCGTCGATAATGTCGCGCTGGTGCAATTCGATCATCGCATGATCGCTTATGTGATTTTCGCGCTGTCGCTGTTTCATCTCGTCGACGCGGCCGGCACGGCGGGCGGACGCGCCGCGCGCGGCGCCGGGCTCTTGTTCGGCCATGTGAGCGCGCAAGTCGTGCTCGGCATAACGACGCTTCTGCTCGTCGTTCCATTGTGGGCAGGTCTCGCGCATCAGGCGCTGGCGATGGGCGTGCTGGCTGTGGCGACGCTGCATGCGCGTCGTCTGCGTGACGCCGAGACCCCGGCAGACGACGACTGA
- a CDS encoding Mrp/NBP35 family ATP-binding protein — protein MADEASVLKALESVAGPDGKSIVAAGLVSGVNVSGAKAFVSLTGDPARAKELEVLRVAVEGAVKTVPGIEAAIVTLTAERAPAPAAPPPGQAPQRKTIAAIEKIKYIVAVSSGKGGVGKSTTSANLALGLAAQGWRVGLLDADIYGPSAPRLFGLKGQPEVVGNKMIPLEAFGLKIMSIGFLVEEDVPMVWRGPMVAQALGQMLGEVAWGELDALVVDMPPGTGDAQLTMAQQVPLAGAVVVSTPQDLALIDARRGVAMFQKVSTPILGIIENMSYFLCPHCGGRTDIFSHGGARQDAEALGVPFLGEVPLDLAIRQTSDAGTPVVASAPDGPHAAIYKELAAKVKNLLETQSRKAPPKIVIG, from the coding sequence GTGGCCGATGAAGCATCAGTCTTGAAAGCGCTGGAGAGCGTCGCGGGTCCAGACGGCAAATCGATTGTCGCGGCCGGCCTCGTCAGCGGAGTCAATGTGTCGGGGGCCAAGGCCTTCGTCTCGCTCACCGGCGATCCGGCGCGGGCCAAGGAGCTCGAGGTGCTGCGCGTCGCCGTGGAAGGCGCCGTGAAGACCGTGCCGGGGATAGAGGCCGCGATCGTGACGCTGACCGCCGAACGGGCGCCGGCGCCCGCCGCTCCGCCTCCGGGTCAGGCGCCGCAGCGCAAGACGATCGCGGCGATCGAGAAGATCAAATACATTGTCGCGGTTTCCTCGGGCAAAGGCGGCGTCGGAAAATCGACAACCTCCGCCAATCTGGCGCTCGGCCTCGCGGCGCAAGGCTGGCGCGTCGGCCTGCTCGACGCGGATATCTACGGCCCTTCGGCGCCGCGGCTCTTCGGCCTCAAGGGCCAGCCGGAGGTCGTCGGCAATAAGATGATCCCGCTCGAGGCCTTCGGCCTCAAGATCATGTCCATCGGCTTTCTGGTCGAGGAGGATGTGCCCATGGTCTGGCGTGGGCCGATGGTGGCGCAGGCGCTCGGCCAGATGCTGGGCGAGGTCGCCTGGGGCGAGCTGGACGCGCTCGTCGTCGACATGCCGCCCGGCACCGGCGACGCGCAGCTGACCATGGCGCAGCAAGTGCCGCTCGCCGGCGCGGTCGTGGTCTCGACGCCGCAGGATCTGGCGCTGATCGACGCGCGCCGCGGCGTGGCCATGTTCCAGAAGGTCTCGACGCCCATTCTCGGCATTATCGAGAATATGAGCTATTTCCTCTGCCCGCATTGCGGCGGTCGCACCGACATCTTCTCTCATGGCGGCGCGCGGCAGGACGCCGAGGCGCTGGGCGTGCCCTTCCTCGGCGAGGTGCCGCTCGATCTCGCCATTCGCCAGACCTCGGACGCCGGCACGCCGGTCGTCGCCTCCGCGCCGGACGGCCCGCATGCGGCGATCTATAAGGAGCTCGCCGCCAAGGTGAAGAATTTGCTGGAGACCCAGTCGCGCAAGGCGCCGCCGAAAATCGTCATCGGCTGA
- a CDS encoding MerR family transcriptional regulator, which yields MTAKTDGAFRTIGEVAESLDLPPHVLRFWETRFSEIEPVKRAGGRRYYRPRDVELVAAIRHLLYGRGYTIKGVQRLLREQGVRAVIESARGGGAPERADFDEPEPHAAEAPLFSYGESPARPEPPPSFHAPEIHEEDAPRASTSLVALAAREPPPMLTLPAVRLAEAPAAGLRPQDERLLRQALADLAECRRMLELTRR from the coding sequence TTGACCGCCAAGACCGATGGCGCCTTCCGCACGATCGGCGAGGTCGCGGAGAGCCTCGACCTTCCGCCGCATGTGCTGCGCTTTTGGGAGACGCGATTTTCCGAGATCGAGCCGGTCAAGCGCGCCGGCGGACGACGCTACTACCGGCCGCGCGACGTGGAATTGGTCGCGGCGATTCGCCATCTGCTCTATGGCCGGGGCTATACGATCAAAGGCGTGCAGCGCCTGTTGCGCGAGCAGGGCGTGCGCGCGGTGATCGAAAGCGCCCGCGGCGGCGGCGCGCCGGAGCGCGCCGATTTCGACGAGCCCGAGCCGCATGCAGCTGAGGCTCCGCTCTTTTCCTATGGCGAATCGCCGGCGCGGCCGGAGCCGCCACCCTCCTTTCACGCGCCGGAAATCCACGAGGAGGATGCGCCGAGGGCCTCCACCTCTCTGGTCGCGCTCGCCGCGCGCGAGCCGCCGCCCATGCTGACGCTGCCCGCCGTGCGCCTTGCCGAGGCGCCGGCCGCAGGCCTGCGCCCGCAGGATGAGCGGCTGCTGCGGCAGGCTCTGGCCGATCTCGCCGAATGCCGGCGCATGCTGGAGCTGACGCGGCGGTGA